The following coding sequences lie in one Ctenopharyngodon idella isolate HZGC_01 chromosome 11, HZGC01, whole genome shotgun sequence genomic window:
- the ttbk1a gene encoding tau-tubulin kinase 1 isoform X3 yields MNGTAEQQDILPPNCMVKERWKVLKKIGGGGFGEIYEALDLLTRENVALKVESAQQPKQVLKMEVAVLKKLQGKNHVCKFIGCGRNDKFNYVVMQLQGRNLADLRRSQPRGTFTMSTTLRLGKQILESIEAIHSVGFLHRDIKPSNFAMGRLPSTYRKCYMLDFGLARQYTNTNGEVRPPRTVAGFRGTVRYASVNAHKNKEMGRHDDLWSLFYMLVEFAAGQLPWRKIKDKEQVGQIKERYDHRMLLKHMPSEFNVFLEHVLGLDYYTKPDYQLLMSVFENSMKERIITENEPYDWEKCGTDSMMSATTPTAAQNTRPTAAMVGVINVTQMPGDLQRENTDDVVQDEHLSDQENAPPIPSGRPADGSQLPTDADAWEETDFNRNKLRINLGKGGQEEDGSRGVCPVSPQRGGLDSPGMQVHSLRYRRVNSPESDRISAADGRDGYGQRSRMDILGSPSRHVYSSQPAQMLSVEGCRGDRGRNEASASVDQEAHSNAFIRSVPLAEEEDFDSKEWVIIDKETELRDFHHLPGAEPTTSGTTDEEPEELRPLEEGEERRRQKGTDPSVRPKTSHGDRTTRGMLPLTEEEASRRSGKGQSTSAESPVQSPCHSLPSGRPRRKESESNGPQRQMDDDRPHSGPRSNQLRRLASYVFSSSTLETEQYPHAGGSFIQRSRSAESSPAHGNLRSGSRRHAPLQPPGSPRSRHSMLNVSRLQIQQMLAKLMNKNS; encoded by the exons ATGAACGGCACTGCAGAGCAGCAGGACATTCTGCCCCCAAATTGCATGGTCAAAGAACGATGGAAGGTG CTGAAGAAGATAGGAGGAGGGGGGTTCGGGGAAATCTACGAGGCGTTGGACCTGCTGACTCGGGAGAATGTGGCGTTAAAAGTGGAGTCAGCTCAACAGCCCAAACAAGTCCTGAAGATGGAGGTGGCAGTTCTGAAGAAACTGCAGG gtAAAAACCATGTGTGTAAGTTCATAGGCTGTGGGCGAAATGATAAATTCAACTATGTCGTCATGCAGCTGCAG GGAAGAAACCTGGCAGATCTCAGGCGAAGTCAGCCACGTGGCACCTTTACCATGAGCACAACCCTCCGCTTGGGAAAACAGATTCTAGAATCCATTGAAGCCATTCACTCTGTTGGCTTTCTCCACCGAGACATCAAACCG TCAAATTTTGCCATGGGAAGGCTGCCTTCAACATACAGGAAATGTTATATGCTCGATTTTGGGCTCGCACGACAGTATACAAACACCAATGGGGAAGTCCGACCG CCCAGAACCGTTGCAGGATTTCGAGGGACTGTTAGATATGCATCTGTGaatgcacataaaaacaaa gAAATGGGTCGCCATGATGACTTATGGTCATTGTTTTACATGCTGGTTGAATTTGCTGCTGGCCAGCTGCCGTGGAGGAAAATCAAGGACAAG GAGCAGGTGGGTCAGATTAAAGAGCGCTATGACCATAGGATGCTGCTTAAACACATGCCATCAGAGTTTAATGTCTTCCTGGAGCATGTTTTAGGCCTTGACTACTACACCAAACCTGACTATCAg CTCCTGATGTCAGTGTTTGAGAACAGCATGAAAGAACGCATCATCACAGAGAATGAGCCATATGATTGGGAGAAATGTGGGACGGACTCCATGATGTCTGCCACCACACCGACAGCAGCGCAGAACACACGACCTACAGCGGCTATGGTTGG GGTCATAAATGTGACCCAGATGCCTGGTGACCTTCAGAGGGAAAATACAGATGATGTTGTGCAGGACGAGCACCTAAGCGACCAGGAAAATGCCCCTCCGATTCCCTCTGGCCGGCCAGCTGATGGTAGTCAGTTACCCACTGACGCAGATGCATGGGAGGAGACAGACTTTAATCGCAACAAACTCAGGATTAATCTTGGAAAG GGAGGTCAAGAGGAAGATGGTAGCCGGGGTGTGTGTCCTGTGTCGCCACAAAGGGGAGGTTTGGACTCTCCGGGTATGCAGGTGCACTCACTCAGGTACCGACGGGTCAACAGCCCTGAATCTGACCGCATATCTGCCGCTGATGGACGGGATGGTTACGGGCAACG CTCTCGAATGGACATCCTGGGTTCTCCTTCTCGGCATGTTTACTCCTCCCAGCCTGCTCAGATGCTGTCCGTCGAAGGTTGTCGCGGAGACCGTGGTCGTAATGAGGCCTCTGCATCAGTGGACCAGGAAGCCCACAGCAATGCCTTCATCCGCTCCGTCCCACTCGCGGAGGAGGAGGACTTTGACAGCAAGGAGTGGGTTATCATAGACAAAGAAACGGAGCTCAGAGACTTCCACCACCTCCCAGGGGCTGAGCCCACCACATCCGGCACCACGGATGAGGAGCCGGAAGAATTACGCCCTCTGGAGGAAGGAGAAGAGCGGCGGAGACAAAAGGGGACAGATCCGTCAGTCAGACCCAAGACGTCACACGGCGACCGGACTACACGTGGCATGCTGCCCCTTACGGAGGAGGAGGCATCCAGGAGGAGCGGGAAAGGCCAGTCAACTTCAGCGGAGAGCCCTGTGCAGTCACCCTGTCACTCGCTGCCTTCCGGACGGCCACGGCGGAAAGAGTCAGAATCCAACGGACCTCAGAGACAG ATGGATGATGACAGGCCTCACTCGGGCCCGCGCTCCAACCAGCTACGACGTCTCGCCTCCTACGTTTTCTCGTCCTCCACGTTGGAGACCGAGCAGTACCCTCACGCCGGAGGATCCTTCATCCAGCGCAGCCGGTCGGCCGAAAGCAGCCCAGCTCACGGTAACCTCCGATCGGGCTCGAGACGTCACGCTCCCCTGCAGCCGCCTGGAAGTCCGCGCAGCAGGCACTCCATGCTCAACGTGTCCCGCCTGCAGATCCAGCAGATGCTGGCCAAACtaatgaacaaaaacagctgA